The following nucleotide sequence is from Bacteroidota bacterium.
CTTTCGGATCTGCTTGCAACGATCGCGTCGATCTCGGGTGTCAAAGGAATTTTGTACTTCCATATCGTCCAGACCAATGCTGCGGTCACGGATACACTCGAATCGGCTCGCCGGTTCTTCGCACAATGGGTCGAACGGCTCCAGGCCGAGCGGAAAGTCGCGAGGATCGTCCCGGAGCGGTCGTCGGTGCTGATGTGTAAGTCTCGAGAGATCTATTCATACTATAGCGGACGTGACGACGACCGACGTCCGGCACGAATGCTGAAATTGTTCGGCGATCTCAAAGCGGCCGAACGTTCGCATGATCTGACAGGACATGATACCGATCTTCCGATCCCAGTCGGCGAAAACATGCAGTTGCAGGATTACTACCCGATCACGTATTCACTACCGATGACCTACGGTGTGAGCGAACGTGCGGGGCTGCCAGCCAATGCGAGCGAACTGCGGAAAGTCCAGGCGTTACAGTTGCGTGGGTATCTGCTCTTCTTCGAGCAAATGCTGTTCGACTATCTTGTGCAGCTCGATCATATTCGAGACCTGTATACGTTCGATCTGACACCGAAGCATACATATTTCGCAGCCGCAGTCAACCAACTCGCAGGCTTACAAGAGATATTGATGCATGGGACACATGCTCCGAATCAAACATCGGATCAGGTTGCAGCAACATTCAGCCATATCGTGCAAGGTCTGGTCGAGAATCAAGAGTTGTTCGCGTTGCGTCGGAATACATTTCTCGATCACATGCTCGCACGCTTCGGTGAAGATCTATCCGAGTATGAAGGGATCGTACGAAGTCAGTGGCCGAATTCAGACAAACGTCTGATTCGAGACAAGTCGAATATCCTGCGTGACGGACACTATTACGGAATCAGCTCCGGTCGCAGCCAAGGCTATAATTATGCATCGGCGCGTTATTGGGATACCGAGAATATATCGGGTACGGAGCGCCGTGCGGGCCGTCTACTTGGTTTTGCCGATGTCCGTCGCCGCTCGCTTGTTCCGACAAATATCATTGTTCGCGATGCCGCTGCCGAAACACCAACTCGGTCCACCGCACCGGCCTCAACACCTCCACCGCCAAAGAAAGAGATTGTCATCGTCGATTCGACAGCGCAAGGTGACCCGCTTCTGGTAAGCGTCCCGGTGCTTGACGGATGCTGTGCGGAATCACTGCTGACCGACATTCTCACGCATGCTTCGAACAAAAAGTTTTTTGTGTTCCGCTCCGAGCGCAAGCAAAAAAGCCGAGCCACGGCCGGCATCGTCGGGACGTTCTGGTTCGAGCTATACAACGGTACCGATCCGAAGACAGCGGACCTTCTTGCAACTGGGAAGAAGTACGAAAAGCCCGAACAGCGTGCCGAAGCGTTCTCGCGGCTCGAAGCGATTATGGCGGCAATCAACGCGAACGAGGGAATGCACCTCGTCGAACATATTTTACTCCGCCCCAAGATTGATCAGGTGGTCGGTGAGGACGCTACAGTTATGCCTGTCTCACTCCTCGACATTTGTCTCGATGCGTGTGATATTGCAATCGGCGCAGGTCAAAATACCGATACGATTCATTATCGCAAGAAGATCACTCGCATTCCGGCAAAATTGTGTTACGGGCTGCCACCCTGGCAGCTTGAGTATATGGGGTTTAATTCCACGACCAAGCTGTTCGACGAATCGGTACTCTTCCAGAAGGTACCGACCGACGGGACGCCGATGATCAACCTTCGCTTCCTGCGGTATGAAGACTTGACGCAACGTGTGCGCGATTTGCAGGAATTCGGTTCCGAGCGCGTGAATTACGAGATCGTTTCTAACGGGGCGGAAGATCCGACAAAAGTAAAGTACGGTTTCCTGATCCTTGGCACGCATGGCGTCGTCTTAGGGCAAAGTGCATTCCGCTTTCACAAGAAGCCGGCGGGTAACGACTCCGATTCTACGAACGAGATCGAATTTGCTATCGCGGAGATGATGCAATATCTCAGTTTCGAACTCGATCTATATTGCCAAGCCGACCCATGCGATAACGACGAAGATCCGTATTCGCTTCGATCGACCGTCGTGCTTCCGTGCTGGCCCGAACGATTCCGTGACAAGACATTTCGTCAACTTGTCGAGAGGACGCTTCGGTCTGAATCGCCCGCTCATGTCGATATCCGTATTCGATGGGTAGGAGTTCTGGAGATGAAGCGCTTTGAAGACGTCTTCCAACCTTGGTTGAAGGAAATGTCGCAGACTGAGTTGCCATCGTATGAAGTCACGAATCCGCTTGTCGATGTGCTCAACACGTTGCAGACATGTGGTACGTGTCTTGACGAATGTGATTGATGTCGTCCGAACAGATACATACGATCCGGCGTATCCGCCTCGACACGACTTGTCGTGACGAGGAATGGGCATTGAATTTGAGCAGGCATTTCGCATCGTCGATCCAGCCGAGACTTATCGAAGCAATCGACGAAGTGTGTAATGATGCAGTTGACGCAAGCGAGTTACTCGTTATCGATCGCCTTGAGCTCGATCTTGGCCTCGTGCGTCCTGATAGTATGGAGCGTGACTTATTGGTGCTTGTGCGTGAAAAACTTCGTGCCGAGTTGCAAATTCGTCGCAACGAACGCACGCTCGAGGAGCGACGTGAACTTCTACATCAGTCGACGCTCGAAAACATTCTCTATGCATTAAAGACGGGCACGCTGCCCTGGTGGGCTGTATCAGACACATTCGATCTCAACGAGCAGATACTCCTACTCGACGCTCCCTCTCTTCAATGGCTTCTCAATGCGCTTCGTGAAACACAAGATGCTTCGTACGCCTGGGAGCGCATGGCGCTTCGGTGTAGCGACGATGCAATTGCATTGATCGTGGGTAGCTCCTCAATATTGACATCGGCAGTACAGGCATTTTTTGAGCGTATTAATCAACTGAAGACGAGTTATACGGGAATACTTGACAGTGTAGCTACTTCCAAACAAACAGTAGCTCGCGAGATCATTCGAGCTGGGGGCTCATTGCTTTCAGGGTCGGATACGAATTCGGCACTTGCTCGAATGATGATGAACTTGGTCGTTGCTGCTGTCGGTCAAGATATAGCCATCGCCGGTCCAGAAGGTGCATCGATAATCTCAACTATAGAAACGCTCTTTAGCCTCTCTGCCGGATCGCTTCAAGCTGTGTTATCACACACCGAAGAGCCTGTTCCGAGTATGAAGACGGATACCATTCTATCGAGTCCACAAGGTAGTACGGGTATCGACGCAATTGAGTCTCTCTCAACGAATACGGCCGGATTGGTGATTGCCGCGGTATACATTCCTATGTTCTTCGAGCGACACGGGTTCACAAGGAACAACGAATTTGTATCCGGTGCGCATCGATTCGAAGCGGTACAGGCGCTTGGATATCTTTCGTATGGCAGAGGAGATGTCGAAGAGCACTTGCTCGTAATGGAGAAGTTATGGTGCGGGCTGGATCTGCGCGAGCCAATCCCTCCGGGTGCGCCGATGACGAGCGAACGGTGCGCGCAGTGTGATGAGCTGTTGCACGCCATCGTCGAGAATTGGTCAGTGCTCAAGAATACGTCGATTGCCGGATTGCGCGAGACATTTCTACGGCGTCCCGGCTTGCTTGAACGTCGTGAGCATTCATGGCATCTTGTTGTCGAACGTCGTACAGTCGATGTACTGCTCGAACGCTTACCCTGGACCATATCACGCGTCACATTTCCCTGGACCAATCTCCCAATAGAGGTGGAATGGTAGATGACTGACGTACACGAACTGACCATTCGGGAGCCTGTCGTCGATCCGGTCGATGCGAATGCGGCGTGCATTGCGCGAGAGATCGGTTGGTTTTCCCAAGTCGTAAATCGTCGTCTTGCGAGCCATGAATCTTCAGTACACACGAATGGCCATGAGAGTACAGCCAAACAGTGGCTGACGCATAAGACACATTCGTCGAACGGTTCTGCCAGCCATGTATCGACCGAAGCACCGCCTTCCGTTTCGTCGGTACCGTTTACCATGCCCGAACCGCCGGATCTGCGCGGAGATCAGTCGGTGTATGCACAACTGGTGCAATATTACGAGTTCACACCGACCGAACGCATCATACTTATGCTGGCGATTATTCCGCATGTGCAGCCGCATTTACTCGATGTATTTCTGTCGGTCAATACTGCGACCGGCCGGGGATACAGCGAATTCGGCGGGCTCAAAGGAGTGCGCCACGGCGGATTTTTACCGACGATTGAAACAGCGCTCTTCATTGCGACCGGCAACGATCTTTCGGAGCGATTTCGGATGCATCGTCTCTTCGAGCCGTCGCATGTTTTCTCAGCGCATTCGATTCTCTCATTCGATACTGCCGGATCGTCGGAACCGTCGTTTAGTAGCGGCATTGCTCTTTCGGAAGAGTATGTCGATTTCTTTACGACCGGCAACGTTCGCAAGCCGCAATTCAGCATGGAATTTCCGGCCAAGCAGTTGACCACAGCGTATGAATGGTCGGATCTGATCGTCGATGAATATACGATGCGTCAACTTGAGCAGATCCGCACATGGCTTGAACATGGTCGGACGCTCTATGAGGACTGGGGAATGCATACAAAACTTTCACCCGGCTTCAAAGCATTGTTCTTTGGCCCCCCGGGAACGGGCAAAACACTAACGGCGGCATTGCTCGGGAAATACTTCCAGCTCGATGTGTACCGCATCGATCTGTCGATGGTCGTTTCGAAGTATATCGGAGAAACCGAGAAAAATCTCGAAAAAGTATTTCGTAAGGCAGAAAACAAGCGGTGGATTTTATTCTTCGACGAAGCCGATGCACTCTTCGGTGCCCGCACGGCCATTTCGGATTCCCACGACAAATATGCGAATCAGGAGATTGCATATCTGTTGCAACGGCTCGAAGATTACCCGGGTCTTGTGATTCTTGCGTCGAACATGCGCAATAATGTGGACGAAGCATTCACTCGCCGCTTGCAGGCCGTGATCAATTTTCCGAAGCCCCAGTTCAATGAGCGTGTGCGCTTGTGGCAGAATGCGTTCAGTCCGCTGTCGCAGCCGCCGGGGCCGGAAGAGATACGTCGAATCGGACAGCAGTATGAGATATCGGGAGGTGCGATCATGAACGTCGCGCGATTCGCATCGCTCGAAGCGCTTAAACGTAGTGAAGTGACCATTACTGTTGACGATATCATCGAAGGCATAAAGAACGAATATCGAAAAGAGGGAAAGATCGCATGACCGATGGGTCGATCTGGCAGGAAGGGATATGACAATGCACACACAATCGAAGCACGGCGAACAGGATACAAGACGGACACCGACGAGCTCGGCTTCGGCGACTCGCATCCAACGAAAGATGATACTCGGTTCGACAAACGATCCGGCGGAACATGAAGCCGATGCGATGGCGAATCACGTCATGCGCATGCCCTCCCCAGCGCTGATCCAGCGCAAGTGTGCTGCGTGCGAGGAAGAAGACACGCACATCCATCGAAAGGCAGATGGAGATGGAGTTGCGGTGACCGATGCTATTGCGAGCCGCATCCAACAGCGTGCGGGCGGCGGGTCGACGTTGCCCGGCGCGACACAGAGTTTTATGGAGAGTCGGTTCGCAACAGACTTCTCCAGCGTGCGTGTCCACAATGATAGCGAAGCACAGCATCTCACCCGGGATCTGAATGCACAGGCGTTTACAATCGGGAATAATATTTACTTCGGTGCAGGGAAGTATTCGCCCGAGACCACAAGCGGTCAGCATCTGCTGGCACACGAATTGACACACACCCTGCAACAGAGTTCAAATATTGTCGCAAAACGCATCCAGCGTGCCGGATTCGGCGACCTACATCTGGCAGAATCAAAAGCTAACCAGCCCCAGCAGTCACAAGCTAATCAGTCGGACGGAAAAGCGTGTCCTGTACAAATGACGGGTACTCTCAGTAAGGTTTCGTGGGGAGAAACGAGTGGTATCTATCCTACAAAAGATAATAGGTATACTCCGGAAAAATGGGATCCTCAAAAAACCTGTGACCTCCTGCGTGCGCGTGGTGCTGTCAATGCTGTAGGAGCTCGGGGGCAAAAAGTGCATGAAGCCTCACCAGGTTCAAGTGTGATCGAGTTGAAGTTGAAACCATATCATTTTACCGAGAATTTTCCATCTCTCGATCCTGAGATCGCTGATAATGCGGTAAAATGGTTTTATCTCTCTCCGTTATCCTCACTTCCACAACACCCGACAATGAGTATGCTGACAAGCGTGAAATCATACGGAGCGTTTTATAATAATGGTGGGGGGGATGTTCCAGCGGGAGACATTTATATCCATTTCTATAAGAAAAAGGTGTGATGACCGATAGCGATGTTACCCTGTATATATAGTACGTTGAAGTTGTGTATCGATGGCGTCGACACAGAAAAAACGTGCGCAAGAACGAGGTGCCCTATGGAAGCGCGCTGCGGGGTAGATTCGCCAATAGCTGCAACTCTTACCCCATCTTCCGTCCGCCGCGTACGATCATAAGCGCTGATATCAATTCTTAAAATGAAGACGAACAAAGAGAGTCGCACATACGCGCACACGTGTAAATGCAATTGATGCGATGATCATGCGCTTCTGATAATCCTGTACTGCCTGAATGTCCAAAGACCACTCACACTCTATACAAGCTACCTCTGTGCCGAAGGCTTCAGCCGCATCGGTGCAATCGGCTTCGCCACTCCGCATCTCGGATGTGAATCATCCGCTCGAACGCGAAGCTGATCTCACGGCATCGAGAGTGATGCGAATGCCTACGCCCGATTTCGTTCAGCGCAAATGCACTATATGCGACGAAGACGATCGACGCGCGCAGCGACAGGCTGACGGAACTACAAACTCGTCATCCACACAAACGTCTGGCGGCGGAGAAGCGATTGTGAGCCAATCGGTCGCACATCGTATCAGTGCATCTCGCGGCGGCGGTTCTGGACTCCCGCAACCGACAAAGAGTTTTATGGAATTCAGATTCGGCGAAGATTTTTCTGCCGTCAAAGTACACACCGGTCCAGAAGCCTCTCAACTCTCAAGGGCACTTGGAGCTAACGCATTTACCGTGGGCTCGGATTTTTTTTTCGGTGCGAATAAGTTCGAACAGCATACACATCAAGGGCAGCATCTTCTTGCGCATGAATTGACGCACACGCTACAGCAAACGGGAGGATCCTCGGTTCAACGGAAAACTATAACCGCCAAAGAGCCGATGATCATGCGCGATAGTGCAAAAACCGCCGGCACTGCGCCTATCACTGGCGATAATGTGATCACATTCGGTGCGACAACTGCCGACGGCGGCTTCGGCTCGAAGGTGACTGTTAGTCGTCTAACGAAGACCGTTACCGGAGGTTCGAAACCGACCGTCACAAACTCGAAGTGGGATATCCTTCGTCAACGAAAGAATGTGAATGATTCGGGCGGCGCCAAAACGGCCGGTGGTACAACATATTATGTTCGAGGACATTTACTCAACGGTGTGCTCGGTGGTACGGGGGCAGATTGGCAAAACCTAACACCGCTTACACAGAATGCCAATAATTGGGGCGAAGAGTCGCATTTGCGTGCGTTCGAGGTCCCGGTCAAGACGGCTGTCCTTGATCAAGGCCAAGCGGTCGATTTTAGCGTCGAAGCGAAATACGAACAGCGACCTGCACTCGAGAGCCAAATCACTGCTCGAAGTCAAGCCGTTCCTGCGAACGATCCACAACTTGCAGTCATGAAAGCCGAGCGTGCCGTTCCGACGAAACTCGAATGTACCGCCGTCAACTCGGATACAAAGGCTTCAATCGTTGCAAACCCCGTTATAATAGATAATGCAATCGATACCGATCCTGCTTCGTACTTTTTATCGACGAATGCCTCATCGGTCGTCGCTCAGCAGAATGACGCCCTCAAAGCGGATCTGGCAGAGTACCCAATATCCGTCGCCGAAAAGCCGCTGGTGCTCTATGTCAGTAAGTCGAAGCCTGCTGGTGCGAAGAGTTGGGTCGATCAGATCCTTGAGTCGCCAGTCGCCGAAAATCAGGCGGTCGCGAAAGCCGTTGCGGGCTTGACACTCGTCCGTCTCGACCGATCGAAGTCGGTGCATCACGTCATTGCCAGGTTCGACCCAGCCAATGAGGGGCCGCCAGTGACGACTTCCAGTCCGGTGGAAGTCATGCTGGATGTTGTTTCAGGCACACTGAAACTCTCGGCATCTAAGCTCAGCGTGCCAATCGACTACCCATATTTGAGCCCCGGTAAGTTTACGAAGTTTATGCTTGAGCCGGACGGTTTGGCGGGAGAAGGAATAATACATCCGTCGATCCCGCTTTTTGGAGATCTCACCGTTGCGTTCGGACCGTCGAGACTTGCAGTGACAAAGGGACTCGGACTTGCGGGCAAAAAATCCCCGATCCCCAACTTCCGTATTACGAAAGACGAGCTTGCTCTTGAACTTGCACCGGAATTTAAGCCGTCCGGTACCATCGAGTTTGCTCTCGGGCCCGAGGCAACCCCGTATGCCACCGGCTCGGTTACTGCTACCGTAGAGAACAATGAATTCGTTGCCAAAGGTACACTTCATGCAAATATTCCCGGTCTTAGTGCAGCCGATGGCGAAGTTAAGTACTCGAAATCTGGTGGATGGACCGGCTCCATTGCGATTGCAACGAGCAGTATTCCAAATACACGGGACGTACACGCAACAGTATCGATCGGCCCGAACGGTTTAGCTGCGGAAGGTGGATTGTCAATCGTGCTTCCAGGGGATGGCAATACGGTCTCGATGTCGCTGGTATATAAGGATCAGAAATTTGTCCTCGCCGGGTCGGGACAATTGAAGATCCCGGTTAGCGGGGTTGATCCGGTTCAGTTATCGTTCGAGCATGACGGGACACATCTCAACGGTTCTGGAAAGACCGGCATCACGATCAATGGACTAAAGGGTACGATTTCGATTACCTATAATGACGGTAAGATCAGCGGGGAAGGTACGATCACGTTCGCAAAGGGGAAGGCCGCCGGTAGTCTGAGTGTCAAACTAAGTGAAGAAAATAAACTTTCTGGCGAAGGGTCGATGACCTATCAGATTACCGATAACCTTCAGGCGAAGGCTGGGATTATTCTCAAAGAAGATAAGTCCGTTCGGGTCAAAGGAGCGCTCGAAGTCACGAAACCCATCGAACTGTTTGCCGCACGGGCTGGTCAACAGACACTCTTACACATTCCGACTATTAAGATTCCGATCCCCGGGGCGTCGATCGGGCCTGTTGGATTGGTAATCACGATCGATGGTGGGATAGGGATCCATTACTCGGTCGGACCGGGCCAATTACGCAACACCAAGATCGAGGCGGCATTCAATCCGCTTGATGATAAGCCGGACGTCGACGTGATCATTGGAACACAGTTATATGTCGGTGCACGAGCCGGGATCGGTGGCTCGATCCGTGGTGCCCTTGCGATCGATGTGTGGGTTGCCTCCGTTTCCGGCGGATTGACCCTTGGGGCTCAAGCCGACCTTAGTGGCTCTGCCAGCGCAGATCTTCAACTCCATTACACAAAGAATCACATCGAGTTCGATGCCATCGGCCGAATCAATGCGGGGCTTATTCTTGGACTATCGATCGACGGGGATGTGACGGCAACGGCTCTGACCAAAGAGTGGAAAAAGGTATGGAGACTTGCAGGATATCAATATGACACCGGCTTGCAGTTTGGGCTGGAAGCGCCACTGCACTACGCGAGTGATAAGTCCTTCCGACCACCGTCGGTATCGGATATTAAATGGACAATCCCAAAACTTGATCCGGCAACCATACTGAAAGACGCAATAGCAAAAGCAGGGGGATAAACCGGATATCGACTGCGAGACATCTCATGACGCAACACACCTCCCGTGGAAGTTGTTACGGTACGCATCGAATAGACTTCCGTCAATAATGACTAATCTGCCAGTACTGATCATTGATGATGAACCCTCGCTCCGTACCCTGTTGGCGAAGTTGCTAACACTGGAAGGATTCACCGTCTTTGAAGCAGAAAACGCGGCGAAGGGGAGGAAAACTCTTGAAGAAGAACTAATCTATGTTGTGGTCTCCGACGTAAGGCTACCAGATGCAGACGGTGTAGAGTTGGTCTCTCAACTCAAAGAACAGTATCCCGATATCGAGATCGTTGTGATAACGGCGTTCGGCACCATCGAAGGCGGCGTTACCGCAATAAAACATGGAGCATTCGATTATATTACCAAGGGAGAAGAAGACGATCGTGTTGTGCTTACTGTCCAAAAGGCGGCTGAACGAGCATCGTTACGCAAACAGTTGCGAGAGCTTCAGCAACGGATCGATTCGAAGGTCGAATTTTCAAAGTTGATCGGCTCCTCAGAAGCGATTGCGCGTGCAATCGAGCTTGCAAAAAAAGTGGCCACTACTGACACAACCGTCCTCTTACTTGGTGAGACCGGGACCGGAAAAGAACTCTTTGCCGAAGCAATCCACCGTTCGTCGAAGCGCCGCAACGGGCCGTTTGTTGCCATTAACTGCAGCGCAATCCCGAAAGATATTCAGGAATCCGAACTCTTCGGCCATGCCAAAGGGGCGTTCACCGGGGCAGTGACCGATAAACGCGGTTTTTTTGAAGAAGCGAATGCGGGCACGATCTTCCTCGACGAAATCGGCGATATGACGCCGGAGACACAGACAAAATTGCTGCGCACCTTCGAGTCTCGTAGCATTACGCGTCTCGGCGAGACGAAGCCAAGACCTATTGATGTTCGTATCATTGCAGCGACGAATGTCAATCTGCGGGAAGCGGTCGGTGAAAAACTCTTCCGGGAAGATCTCTACTACCGTCTCAACGGCTTTACAATCTTCCTCCCGCCGCTTCGCGAACGCCTTGACGACATCGATCTGCTGGCATATCATTTCCTACGATCGTTCGCATCGGAATTCGGCAAAGACATTTCGGGTATGAGCAGTGGTTTCGTGACTGCGCTTAAACGCCACCGATGGCTCGGCAATATTCGCGAGCTCAAGAATGTGATCGAACGGGCGGTCATCCTATCCACCGGCAACACGCTCACCGAAGATCTGCTGCCCGAAGACGTTCGCTCGGCGCGAAACTCGGATGCCTCTGCCGCCCATGACGTTATCCCAACACTGGACGAACTCGAGCGAAAACACATCACCGACATCCTGCGCAAATGCAGCAATAACAAGACGCAGGCCGCGACGCTATTAGGCATCAGTGTAGCGACGCTGTACCGGAAGTTAAAAGAGTACGGTCTCTGACGTGTAGCTGACTCTTCGTTTTCTTCATCCAACCCATTCAAAATGATCTGGTCTTCTCATTTTGAGAGGGTCGGCGCATGCAGTTGCCTCGTTAGAGAGTCCTTTTTGAGCGCTTCAGATTGGCACGGAATTTGATATAGGTCCATGTGAAAAACATTTGGCGAAATGGATATTCTCAGCAGTATCGGCTTGCTTGTAGTAGGGCTCGCCTTCTTCGGTCTCTTCTTCAAGAGTATTGATGCATTTGCAAAGCTCTGACCCCTATGCTTATTACTCTCTTTGTAATCAGTATCGTGTTGTTTTTTTACCTCGGTTATGTGCTGATCAAGCCCGAGAAATTCTAACGCTATGCGATCATGGATATCCTGAGTGTCGTACTTCTTATTGCTCTGGTAGTCGGCCTTTCTATCCCACTGGGAAGATACTGTGCGAACGTGTTCATGGGTCGAAGATCGTTCTTCGATTGGTTGGCGCCGCTCGAACGATGGTTCTTCCGGATTGCCGGGATCGACACTACCCAGGATATGGATTGGAAGCAAAGTCTCAAGGCCTTGCTCACGATCAATCTTGTGTGGTTCGTCTGGGCGACGGTAGTGCTGTGCACACAAGGATG
It contains:
- a CDS encoding ATP-binding protein, with translation MTDVHELTIREPVVDPVDANAACIAREIGWFSQVVNRRLASHESSVHTNGHESTAKQWLTHKTHSSNGSASHVSTEAPPSVSSVPFTMPEPPDLRGDQSVYAQLVQYYEFTPTERIILMLAIIPHVQPHLLDVFLSVNTATGRGYSEFGGLKGVRHGGFLPTIETALFIATGNDLSERFRMHRLFEPSHVFSAHSILSFDTAGSSEPSFSSGIALSEEYVDFFTTGNVRKPQFSMEFPAKQLTTAYEWSDLIVDEYTMRQLEQIRTWLEHGRTLYEDWGMHTKLSPGFKALFFGPPGTGKTLTAALLGKYFQLDVYRIDLSMVVSKYIGETEKNLEKVFRKAENKRWILFFDEADALFGARTAISDSHDKYANQEIAYLLQRLEDYPGLVILASNMRNNVDEAFTRRLQAVINFPKPQFNERVRLWQNAFSPLSQPPGPEEIRRIGQQYEISGGAIMNVARFASLEALKRSEVTITVDDIIEGIKNEYRKEGKIA
- a CDS encoding DUF4157 domain-containing protein — translated: MHTQSKHGEQDTRRTPTSSASATRIQRKMILGSTNDPAEHEADAMANHVMRMPSPALIQRKCAACEEEDTHIHRKADGDGVAVTDAIASRIQQRAGGGSTLPGATQSFMESRFATDFSSVRVHNDSEAQHLTRDLNAQAFTIGNNIYFGAGKYSPETTSGQHLLAHELTHTLQQSSNIVAKRIQRAGFGDLHLAESKANQPQQSQANQSDGKACPVQMTGTLSKVSWGETSGIYPTKDNRYTPEKWDPQKTCDLLRARGAVNAVGARGQKVHEASPGSSVIELKLKPYHFTENFPSLDPEIADNAVKWFYLSPLSSLPQHPTMSMLTSVKSYGAFYNNGGGDVPAGDIYIHFYKKKV
- a CDS encoding DUF4157 domain-containing protein, translated to MPKASAASVQSASPLRISDVNHPLEREADLTASRVMRMPTPDFVQRKCTICDEDDRRAQRQADGTTNSSSTQTSGGGEAIVSQSVAHRISASRGGGSGLPQPTKSFMEFRFGEDFSAVKVHTGPEASQLSRALGANAFTVGSDFFFGANKFEQHTHQGQHLLAHELTHTLQQTGGSSVQRKTITAKEPMIMRDSAKTAGTAPITGDNVITFGATTADGGFGSKVTVSRLTKTVTGGSKPTVTNSKWDILRQRKNVNDSGGAKTAGGTTYYVRGHLLNGVLGGTGADWQNLTPLTQNANNWGEESHLRAFEVPVKTAVLDQGQAVDFSVEAKYEQRPALESQITARSQAVPANDPQLAVMKAERAVPTKLECTAVNSDTKASIVANPVIIDNAIDTDPASYFLSTNASSVVAQQNDALKADLAEYPISVAEKPLVLYVSKSKPAGAKSWVDQILESPVAENQAVAKAVAGLTLVRLDRSKSVHHVIARFDPANEGPPVTTSSPVEVMLDVVSGTLKLSASKLSVPIDYPYLSPGKFTKFMLEPDGLAGEGIIHPSIPLFGDLTVAFGPSRLAVTKGLGLAGKKSPIPNFRITKDELALELAPEFKPSGTIEFALGPEATPYATGSVTATVENNEFVAKGTLHANIPGLSAADGEVKYSKSGGWTGSIAIATSSIPNTRDVHATVSIGPNGLAAEGGLSIVLPGDGNTVSMSLVYKDQKFVLAGSGQLKIPVSGVDPVQLSFEHDGTHLNGSGKTGITINGLKGTISITYNDGKISGEGTITFAKGKAAGSLSVKLSEENKLSGEGSMTYQITDNLQAKAGIILKEDKSVRVKGALEVTKPIELFAARAGQQTLLHIPTIKIPIPGASIGPVGLVITIDGGIGIHYSVGPGQLRNTKIEAAFNPLDDKPDVDVIIGTQLYVGARAGIGGSIRGALAIDVWVASVSGGLTLGAQADLSGSASADLQLHYTKNHIEFDAIGRINAGLILGLSIDGDVTATALTKEWKKVWRLAGYQYDTGLQFGLEAPLHYASDKSFRPPSVSDIKWTIPKLDPATILKDAIAKAGG
- a CDS encoding sigma-54-dependent Fis family transcriptional regulator, translated to MTNLPVLIIDDEPSLRTLLAKLLTLEGFTVFEAENAAKGRKTLEEELIYVVVSDVRLPDADGVELVSQLKEQYPDIEIVVITAFGTIEGGVTAIKHGAFDYITKGEEDDRVVLTVQKAAERASLRKQLRELQQRIDSKVEFSKLIGSSEAIARAIELAKKVATTDTTVLLLGETGTGKELFAEAIHRSSKRRNGPFVAINCSAIPKDIQESELFGHAKGAFTGAVTDKRGFFEEANAGTIFLDEIGDMTPETQTKLLRTFESRSITRLGETKPRPIDVRIIAATNVNLREAVGEKLFREDLYYRLNGFTIFLPPLRERLDDIDLLAYHFLRSFASEFGKDISGMSSGFVTALKRHRWLGNIRELKNVIERAVILSTGNTLTEDLLPEDVRSARNSDASAAHDVIPTLDELERKHITDILRKCSNNKTQAATLLGISVATLYRKLKEYGL
- the kdpF gene encoding K(+)-transporting ATPase subunit F gives rise to the protein MLITLFVISIVLFFYLGYVLIKPEKF